Part of the Mycobacteriales bacterium genome is shown below.
TGCCCCGGTCGCCGTCGTCGCGTCCTACCGCAGCGACGATCTGCACCGCCGCCACCCGCTCCGCGCGACACTCGCCGAATGGGGTCGGCTGCCCGCCGTCACCCGGCTGCATCTCGACCCGCTGGGCGGCGCCGACCTGCGCCGACTGGTGCAGGCGCTGCACCCGGAGCCGCTCCCGGAGCACGAAGTACAGCGCATCCTCGAGCGCGCCGACGGAAACCCGTTCTTCGTCGAGGAGCTGGTCGCGGCCGCCGAGGCGGGCGATGGCTGGCTCCCCACCGAGCTGGCCGACCTGCTGCTGGTGCGTCTCGATCAGCTCGACGACGATGGCCGGCTGGCCGTGCGCGCCGCGTCCGTGGTCGGTCGCCGCGTGCCGCACGACCTGTTGGCCCGCGGTTCGGACCTGTCCACCGCCGCGCTCGACCGGGCGTTGCGGGCCGCGGTCGAGGCCAACGTGCTGGTCGCCGTCGGCTCGGACGGCTACGCATTCCGGCACGCGCTGCTGGCCGAGGCGGTCTACCAGGACCTGCTCCCCGGCGAGCGGGTGCGGCTGCATGCCGCCTACGCCAAGGCGCTGATAGCCCGGGAGGCCGACGGCACCGCTGCCGAGCTCGCCCGGCATGCCCGTGCGGCCCACGATCTCGTCACGGCGACCCGCGCCAGCGTTCAGGCCGGCGACGAGGCGATGATGGTCGGCGGTCCCGATGAAGCAACCCGTCACTACGAGCTCGCGCTCGAACTCCTCGCCGAGCCCGATGTCGCCGCGGCGGTCGGGGACAGCCCGGACGGGATCGACCCGGTCGCGCTCGCGGTCCGCGCGAGTGCCGCCGCGGCCGCGGCCGGACACGTCTTCCGCGCGCTCGCGCTCGCCGAGGACCAGCTGCATGCCCTGCCCGCCGATGCTGCGCCGTTGGACCGGGCCCGGCTGCTCTACGCGCTCGCCAGCTCGGCCCTGCTCGCCGACACCAGGCACGATCTGCTGGCGCTCACGACCGAGGCGGTCGCGCTGGTGCCCGCCGAGCCGCCGACCGCGTTCCAGGCGCAGATCCTGTCCGTGCACGCCCGCGCCAATCTCGACCGCGCCCGCGACGAGGACGCCGCCCGCTGGGCCGGCGAAGCATTGAGCATCGCGCGCCGACTGGGGCTGCCCGACGTGAGCGCCGACGCGGCCACCACGCTGGCCCGGATCGACGAGCGCGCCGGGGATCCGGAGGCCTCGCAGCGGGCACTTGTCGAGACCGTCGCCGCGGCGCGGGCGGCCGGTGAGGTGGCCGCCGAGCTCCGCGGGTTGTTCAACCTCGGTGGCCTGCACTACGAGTTGGGCCGGGTGCCGCAGGCCGTCGATGTCTATCGCGAGGGATGGCAGCGCGCCGTCGAGGTCGGCCGGCCGTGGGCGCCGTACGGGATGGACGCCCGGGCCATGACCGCGGTCGTCGCCCTGGTCAACGGCGACTGGCCACTCGCCGCGGCGAGTGTCGACTTCAGCGGCGAGTCGCCTCCCGGACAGGCCGAGGCGATCCTCGACGCGATCGGCATGGAGATCGCCGCCGCCCGCGGCGATATCGATGGCCTTGACGCATTGCCGCGGCTGCAGGGCTGGTGGCCGAAGGACGGTCTGGTCGCCATCTTCAGCGGTGGTGCAGCCATCGAGCTGCTCGGCCAGCGGGGCGACCTCGCCGCCGCCGAGGCGATGTACGACGACATCGTCGCGAGCGTGGGCGGGCTGTGGCAGCAGCCGATGTTTTCCGGGCGCATCCGGCTCGGGGCCCTCGTGCTCGGTCACCTTGCGACGGCGGCGTCCCGCGGCGGTGTCGAGGAGCGCGCCGATCTTGCGAAGCGAGGGATCGAGCTGGCCGAACGGACCACGACGGTCGCGGCCGACATGGAGTGCCGGGGTCGTCGTCGTGGGCCGGAGGGTGATGCGTGGGTCGCGCGCGCCACCGCAGAGGAGGCGCGGCTGCGTTGGCTGTCGGGACATGACCCCGTTCCGGAGGAGCAGCTGGTCGAGGAGTGGCGCCGTGCCGTCGCGGCGTTCGAGCGGTTCGGCCATGTCTACGAAACCGCGCGATCGCGCGCCCGGCTCGCCGCAGTGTTGCGCGCGACCGGACAGGCGGCGGAGGCCACCGAGGAGATCTCCCGCGCCCGGGAGGCCGCGACGAGGCTCGGCGCTCAATCCTTGCTGGCCGAGCTGCGGACTCTCGCCGGCCCCGGCGCGCCGACGTCGCGGACCCCCGCCTCGCGACGCGACGAGCCGCTGACCGCGCGGGAGAACGAAGTCCTGACGCTCGTGGCCGAGGGCCGCAGCAACCGCGAGATCGCCCAGCAGCTCTTCATCAGCGCCAAGACGGTCAGCGTCCACGTCTCCAACATCCTGGCCAAGCTCGACGCCGCCGGGCGCACCGAAGCGGTCGCCGTCGCGCGTCGCCGCGGCCTGCTCGTCTGAGCGTGGTCGGTGCTCCGGCGCTGTCGCGTCGTGTTGGCCAGGGCCACGCCGAGCAGCGCGACGGCCCCGCCGACGAGTTCGAGCGCGGTCGGCCGCTCGCCCAGCCAGACGAATGCGACGGCGACGGCCACGGCCGGGACGAGGTAGAGGCTCGCCGTGGCCTGGCTGATGTCGAGGCGGGCGACGGCGTAGGCCCAGGTCAGGAATCCGATGGCCGACGGCACGACGCCGAGGTCGCCGGTCTTCGGGAGCAGATCGTCGGCCGGGTCTCCATCGCCGCCTTCCCCTCGGCCGCGGCCGCTCTCCTTCCGGGCGTGTGGTCGACGCTGACGGCGGAGGCGCCGTACGTCGAGCCGCAGCTGGTGGAGATGGAGCCCGAGGAGAGCCTGCCCGCGGTGGTGCACGGCGAGGTCGATGTCGCCGTCGCGCACGAGTACGACCTGCTGCCGCGCCCGCTCGACCCGGCGTACGAGCGACGTGAGCTGCTGACCGACCCGGTGCTCGTCGCCGTACATCGCGACCATCCGGCAGCGGATTCGACGGTCGTCGACCTCGGATGCCTGAGTGCCGAGGCGTTCCTCGCTCCGCGAACGCACACCAGCTGTGCCGAGATGACGCTGCGGGCCTGCGCCCAGGCGGGCTTCGTCCCGCACGTCGCTGCCCGCGCCGAAGCGCGCCACCCGTCAGCTGTTCACCGTCAGCCGCCGCGGCGGCGACCGCACACCGGCCGTCCGCGTCGTCCTCGACGAACTCACCGCGGTCGCCGCGCGGGCCGAGGTCAGCGGGTAGCGCCGGACCCGAGCCCGACCGCGGATCGCTGTGCCCTTGCTCCGCTCAGCGACGCAAGGGCACAGCGGGCGGACTACCGGGCGGTCCGGTCCGGATAGCTGCCGATGTAGTCGTAGTGACCGTTGAGACTTCCGGGTGCCGGACGCACCGGCGCCAGCGCGTCGATCGGGTGCAACGTCTGCGCCATCGTGATCGCTCCGGCCGGGGTGAGCACTTCGGCCGGGACGCCGCGCGGCGCCGTTCCCTGCTCCACCCACGACATCGCCGGGGTCAGGAAGTCGGCCAGGTTGATGGACTGGTCCGGTCCGAACAGGCAGTGGTTGCCGCCCGGAACCATGTACAGCCGGGAAAATCTCTGACTCGCGGCGAACCCACCGGACGCGCGTTCCACCGCGCCGTAGTAGTCGAGCGTGGACCACGGCGAAATGGCCTGGTCCGCCCAACCGTGGTAGAGGATCAGCTTGCCGCCGTGCGCCGCGAAGGCGCGCAGGTCGGGGTTGTTGGCGTTGTAGATCGCGCTTCCGAGCAGGTTGAGCCGGTGGAACAGCGAGTCGGTGAAACGCACGTCGGCGAGGGTGAAGCCGGCCGGCGGGTTGTGCACGAAACCCATGTACTTCAGATAGTTGAGCGCGAGTTGCGCGGACAACGTGTCGCCCGGCGCAGCGGCGTCATCCGCCGGTTGCACGAACTGCCCCTGCCACGCCAACTCCGAGCCGTAGGGTTCACCGCCGTTGAACAGGCTCCGTCCCCGCCTATCAGTGGCCCCGCGGTAGGCGTCGCGTACGGCGCGGACCTGCGGGGGAGTGAGGCACCCGTCGCTGTCGTTTCCTGGTGCGCATCGCAGCGATGCGGGATCGAAGCCGCACCGGCGCGGATCGGTGATGAGTCCGGCGGAGTTGGCGCACCGTGCCATGACTGCGGCGTGCAGTGCGGGAAGCTTCTCGGCGGTCAGGATCTGGTGGCCGTTTGAGTCGGTGTTGATCCGGGCCAGCCAGGCGGCTGCGATGCCCAGCGGCGCGAGGTTGCTCGCGGGTGCTCCGGCCACGATCCCGTCGAAGTCGGTGGGGTAGCGCTGCGCGAGCATCAGCGCCTCGCGGCCGCCCGTCGAGCATCCGTCGAAGTAGGAGTACGTCGGCGAGCGCCCGTAGTACCCGGCGATCACGGCCTTCGCCAGGTGGGCGAGGCTGTGCTCGGAGGTCAGGCCGAATACGACCCGCAGCGCCGGGTCGTCCTTCGCCCAGGACCCGTCGGTCGCGTCGGCCGACGTATGTCCTTCGTCGTCGCCGGCGAGGACCAGGGTGCCGTCATCCGCCGCCTTGCACACGTAGCCGGCCAGTGGTGGGTCGGTCAGTGCGCGTTGCACCGACCCGCAGTACGACTGGCACCCTTCCTGCACGTAGCGCCCACCCCAGGTGCTGACCGGAAGCTTGATCTCGAAGCGCGTGCGGGGCGCGGTCACGCCCTTGACGTCGCAGAAGGCGATGGTCTTCGTGCCGATCTTGTCGGTGACGACGGCGGCCGAGGAGATCCTGCTCGGCGCGTCCGGCACCCGGCTGACGTCGAGCCCGGCCACCGAGGCGCAGGTCCTGCTCGGCGTGATCGAGGCCGGTGCCGGCGTCGTCGCGCCGGCCGGTGACACCGTCGCTGCGACGAGCGCACCGGTCGCGACGATCAGTGTGATGAGCAGTGCTCTCATGGGATTCCTCTCCGGATTGCGGTCGAGGCCTATTCCACGGCGGGCCGGGCACCCGGTGGTAGGGCGTGGAGTCGGGTTCGCGACCGACGAAGGGAGGTGGTGGGTGGGGGAGATGCGACTTTCGTCGGTTCCGGCGCCCTGTCCGGTTGTCGGAGGTCTCGGCTATCGTCCGAGAGGTGCGTGGTCCGACGGGTCCGCGACGGCAGAGGTGGGATGACGATGACGGAGACCGCGCCGACCCGCGTGATCGAGCCCGAGGCCGGCGGCTCCGGGCCGCCGGTCGCCCCCGAGATCCGGCTCGACGAGCACCGCCGCGAGCTCACCGGCTACTGCTACCGGATGCTCGGCTCGGTGCACGACGCCGAGGATGCCGTGCAGGAGACGATGGTGCGGGCGTGGCGGGGGCTCGACCGCTTCGACGGCCGATCCACGCTCAAGTCCTGGCTCTACCGCATCGCCACGAATGTCTGCCTCGACGCGCTCGGCGGCCG
Proteins encoded:
- a CDS encoding AAA family ATPase, whose protein sequence is MPPESTLSPLVGRAEEIDRLADLVGLGRAPGGAVVLGGDAGVGKSRLLAELRDRVQHGGWRVLVGHCLDFGDSALPYLPFSEAFGRLANDEPATAKNLVETSPAIGRLLPSRRLLADTADKPATDRAELFTAVHAGLSELGRIAPLLLIVEDVHWADQSTRELLTFLFTRQFDAPVAVVASYRSDDLHRRHPLRATLAEWGRLPAVTRLHLDPLGGADLRRLVQALHPEPLPEHEVQRILERADGNPFFVEELVAAAEAGDGWLPTELADLLLVRLDQLDDDGRLAVRAASVVGRRVPHDLLARGSDLSTAALDRALRAAVEANVLVAVGSDGYAFRHALLAEAVYQDLLPGERVRLHAAYAKALIAREADGTAAELARHARAAHDLVTATRASVQAGDEAMMVGGPDEATRHYELALELLAEPDVAAAVGDSPDGIDPVALAVRASAAAAAAGHVFRALALAEDQLHALPADAAPLDRARLLYALASSALLADTRHDLLALTTEAVALVPAEPPTAFQAQILSVHARANLDRARDEDAARWAGEALSIARRLGLPDVSADAATTLARIDERAGDPEASQRALVETVAAARAAGEVAAELRGLFNLGGLHYELGRVPQAVDVYREGWQRAVEVGRPWAPYGMDARAMTAVVALVNGDWPLAAASVDFSGESPPGQAEAILDAIGMEIAAARGDIDGLDALPRLQGWWPKDGLVAIFSGGAAIELLGQRGDLAAAEAMYDDIVASVGGLWQQPMFSGRIRLGALVLGHLATAASRGGVEERADLAKRGIELAERTTTVAADMECRGRRRGPEGDAWVARATAEEARLRWLSGHDPVPEEQLVEEWRRAVAAFERFGHVYETARSRARLAAVLRATGQAAEATEEISRAREAATRLGAQSLLAELRTLAGPGAPTSRTPASRRDEPLTARENEVLTLVAEGRSNREIAQQLFISAKTVSVHVSNILAKLDAAGRTEAVAVARRRGLLV
- a CDS encoding LysR substrate-binding domain-containing protein codes for the protein MVGAPALSRRVGQGHAEQRDGPADEFERGRPLAQPDECDGDGHGRDEVEARRGLADVEAGDGVGPGQESDGRRHDAEVAGLREQIVGRVSIAAFPSAAAALLPGVWSTLTAEAPYVEPQLVEMEPEESLPAVVHGEVDVAVAHEYDLLPRPLDPAYERRELLTDPVLVAVHRDHPAADSTVVDLGCLSAEAFLAPRTHTSCAEMTLRACAQAGFVPHVAARAEARHPSAVHRQPPRRRPHTGRPRRPRRTHRGRRAGRGQRVAPDPSPTADRCALAPLSDARAQRADYRAVRSG
- a CDS encoding tannase/feruloyl esterase family alpha/beta hydrolase, with translation MRALLITLIVATGALVAATVSPAGATTPAPASITPSRTCASVAGLDVSRVPDAPSRISSAAVVTDKIGTKTIAFCDVKGVTAPRTRFEIKLPVSTWGGRYVQEGCQSYCGSVQRALTDPPLAGYVCKAADDGTLVLAGDDEGHTSADATDGSWAKDDPALRVVFGLTSEHSLAHLAKAVIAGYYGRSPTYSYFDGCSTGGREALMLAQRYPTDFDGIVAGAPASNLAPLGIAAAWLARINTDSNGHQILTAEKLPALHAAVMARCANSAGLITDPRRCGFDPASLRCAPGNDSDGCLTPPQVRAVRDAYRGATDRRGRSLFNGGEPYGSELAWQGQFVQPADDAAAPGDTLSAQLALNYLKYMGFVHNPPAGFTLADVRFTDSLFHRLNLLGSAIYNANNPDLRAFAAHGGKLILYHGWADQAISPWSTLDYYGAVERASGGFAASQRFSRLYMVPGGNHCLFGPDQSINLADFLTPAMSWVEQGTAPRGVPAEVLTPAGAITMAQTLHPIDALAPVRPAPGSLNGHYDYIGSYPDRTAR